In Sphingobacterium sp. SYP-B4668, the sequence AATGTCCGTAAGGATTTTGACCTGAAGATAACCGAAGAAGCACTTTCGCTTATTGATGAGAGTGAAAAACTACAGGCGCGAAAATCGACAGTGCTGTTCAAAGCCGATTGGCACAAGGGTGTAATTGGTATTGTCGCTTCAAGGTTGACGGAAAAATATTATAGGCCTACAATCATTCTAACACAAACGAATGGTCATGTTGCTGGGTCTGCTCGATCAGTAATCGGTTTTGACCTGTATGAAGCCCTGAGTGAATGTAGCGATCTACTGGATCAGTTTGGCGGACATAAATATGCCGCAGGGTTGACAATGAAATTGGAGAATGTTAGCTCTTTTCAAGAGAAATTCGAAGATGTGGTCACAGCTAAAATCAAACCTGAAATGCTACAACAGGAGGTAATCATTGAAATTACTATTCCTTTAGTAGATATAACGGTCCGATTCTTCAAGATTCTGAAACAATTCGAGCCATTAGGCCCTCAAAATGAAGCTCCAATTTTTCTCACAAAAAAGGTAATGATCGTTGGCAACGCATACATTGTGGGAACAAATCACCTCAAGATGACGATTCGACAAGAGGATTCAGCTTCATTTGACTGCATAGGATTTGGTTTGGCTGAACACCTTCCCCATATCAACAGCGGCAAACCGTTTGACATTTGCTACGCGATTGAAGAGAACAATTGGAGAGGTAAGAAAAATCTACAATTGAACATTAAGTCTATACGATACTAGCAATTATGCATGAAAAGAAGCCAAAATCGCAGTCTTCCATTTCAAGGAAACTTTAGTTAAGTTTGTATACTAGTGCCTTAGGCCAAATCATCAGCTTGAAACGAATACATAATGATCTTAAAAGCAGAGCACCTCATTAAAAAATATAAACAACGTGTTGTTGTCAATGATGTATCCTTCCATGTAGAGCAGGGTGAGATAGTAGGACTCCTAGGCCCTAATGGGGCAGGAAAAACGACTTCCTTCTATATGATCGTAGGTCTAATCAAACCTAATGAAGGACATGTTTATCTAGATGACCAAGAGATTACCAGTGATGCAATGTACCAACGCGCTCAGAAGGGGATTGGTTACCTTGCTCAGGAAGCCTCTGTTTTTAGAAAGCTATCTGTGGAAGACAATATTCTAGCGGTATTGGAGATCCATCATCCCAATAAAGAGGAGCGTAAGGAGAAGTTAGAAGAACTATTGACGGAATTCAGTCTCCATCGCGTCCGCAAGAATAGAGGCGACCTCCTTTCTGGGGGCGAGAGACGACGTACGGAAATTGCAAGAGCTCTTGCTGCAAATCCATCATTCATTTTATTGGATGAGCCTTTTGCGGGTGTCGACCCTATTGCCGTAGAGGAAATTCAGACCATCGTATCTAAATTAAAGACCAGAAATATCGGCATACTGATAACGGATCACAACGTACAGGAGACACTTTCCATCACTGACAGAGCATACCTTTTGACCGAAGGCAAGATTATGTTGACTGGCACCCCCGAAGAAATTGCAAACAATGAATTGGCGCGTAAGTTCTACTTGGGCCGCCATTTTGAGTTGAGACGCAAAAAATTATAGACTTAATCATTTTAATCTAAGATATGGCAATATTAAACTCGCTCTTCACGTGGTTCATGAATAAAAGGATGCATCAAATCGATCTTTTTATCAAGTATCCCCACGAAGTTCAAGAAGAGTGGTTTCAGAGTTTAATATCGACAGCCGAAGCGACTGAGTGGGGCAAACGATACGATTACAAAAGTATCCTAACCCCTGAGGAATACAAGCAAAGAGTCCCGATACAGGACTACGACTCCATAAAGGGGTATGTAGATCGAATGATCAAAGGAGAGCAAAACATCCTATGGCCCTCGGACATCAAATGGTTCGCAAAATCATCGGGTACCACCTCTGATAAAAGCAAGTTTATCCCGGTTAGTGAGGAAGCATTGGAAGAGTGCCACTATCAAGGTGGAAAAGATATGCTATCCATCTTCTGTCACAATAAACCGGACAACAAGGTATTCACGGGTAAGTCTGTCGTCTTAGGTGGTAGCTCTCAAATCAATAGTTTTAGCTCTGATTCATACTATGGAGACCTCTCGTCTATCTTAATCCGTAATCTACCCTTTTGGGCTGAGTTTAAACGGACCCCCAACTTGGAGGTCACACTTAATCCTAATTTCGAAGAAAAAATAGAGAGTATTGCGCAAATCACAATAAAAGAAAATGTAACCAATCTAGCTGGCGTACCGACATGGAATATTGTGATGGCTAAGCGCATCTTAGAAATCACGGGAAAAGACAATCTACTAGAAGTATGGCCGAATCTCGAATTTTACAGCCACGGTGGGGTGAGTTTCAAACCCTATCGGGAACAGTTTAAAAAACTAATCCCTTCGGATAATATGTACTATCTCGAAAACTATAACGCTTCTGAGGGGTACTTCGCTTTGCAGGATCGATCGGATTCTGACGATCTGCTTTTGATGTTAGACTATGGCGTGTATTACGAATTTCTTCCGATGGAAAATCTTCATGATGAACACCCGAAGACCCTAAGCCTTGATCAGGTAGAAATCGGAAAAAATTATGCGTTGATTATCTCCACCAATGCTGGTCTATGGCGGTATATGATTGGAGACACAATCAAATTCACCTGCCTATCTCCCTTTCGGATTCAAATCTCGGGA encodes:
- the lptB gene encoding LPS export ABC transporter ATP-binding protein gives rise to the protein MILKAEHLIKKYKQRVVVNDVSFHVEQGEIVGLLGPNGAGKTTSFYMIVGLIKPNEGHVYLDDQEITSDAMYQRAQKGIGYLAQEASVFRKLSVEDNILAVLEIHHPNKEERKEKLEELLTEFSLHRVRKNRGDLLSGGERRRTEIARALAANPSFILLDEPFAGVDPIAVEEIQTIVSKLKTRNIGILITDHNVQETLSITDRAYLLTEGKIMLTGTPEEIANNELARKFYLGRHFELRRKKL
- a CDS encoding GH3 auxin-responsive promoter family protein, which translates into the protein MAILNSLFTWFMNKRMHQIDLFIKYPHEVQEEWFQSLISTAEATEWGKRYDYKSILTPEEYKQRVPIQDYDSIKGYVDRMIKGEQNILWPSDIKWFAKSSGTTSDKSKFIPVSEEALEECHYQGGKDMLSIFCHNKPDNKVFTGKSVVLGGSSQINSFSSDSYYGDLSSILIRNLPFWAEFKRTPNLEVTLNPNFEEKIESIAQITIKENVTNLAGVPTWNIVMAKRILEITGKDNLLEVWPNLEFYSHGGVSFKPYREQFKKLIPSDNMYYLENYNASEGYFALQDRSDSDDLLLMLDYGVYYEFLPMENLHDEHPKTLSLDQVEIGKNYALIISTNAGLWRYMIGDTIKFTCLSPFRIQISGRTKQYINTFGEELIVDNAEVAVKKASDITHAIVRDYTAGPVYFNNGEAGAHEWIIEFEQQPDNFENFCAILDDTLMSINSDYEAKRFKNMALRFPIIHNAPQNTFFGWMKSRGKLGGQNKVPRLSNTREYLDPILKILGK